The Shewanella japonica genome has a window encoding:
- the rapA gene encoding RNA polymerase-associated protein RapA has protein sequence MPFALGQRWISDTESELGLGTVVAVEGRMVTVLFPAADENRLFSRDEAPLTRVIFNPGDSIESHEGWKLTVSEVEEKDGLVTYIGIHSESEETVRLRETLLNHNIRFNKPQDRLFAGQIDRLDRFGMRYQSQLLRHKLATSDLLGQQGPRVGLIPHQQWIAHEVGRRYAPRVLLADEVGLGKTIEAGLIIHQQLLTGRAERILVIVPDTLRHQWLVEMLRRFNLKFSIFDEDRCVEAYADNDNPFYTEQLVICSLELLRKKRRLEQAIDADWDLMVVDEAHHLEWSETAPSRAYQIVEALSEEVPGVLLLTATPDQLGHQSHFARLRLLDPDRFYDYNAFLEEEKSYQSVAEAAEALTANTKLADSAINSLTELLSEKDIMPSINIIQADDIEDDTKQSAREELLQELLDRHGTGRILYRNSRASVSGFPKRFFNPQPLAMPQEYITAERVNAMMGSKKSPQDQAKQSLSPEKLYQAFETDSASWWKFDPRVDWLIDFLKEHRSKKVLIIASQAETALSLEEALRTREGIQATVFHEGMSIIERDKAGAYFAQEEGGAQALICSEIGSEGRNFQFASHLVLFDLPLNPDLLEQRIGRLDRIGQQNDIQIHLPYLQDTAQERLMNWYHQGLNSFELTCPSGHILYSEFADELTAVLNDDDPELMTQLLNHTQARYQELKQAMEKGRDKLLEINSHGGEQSKQLVERLAERDADTHLIGSVIRLWDIIGVDQEDRGENSIVLRPSEHMLFPSYPGLPEDGISVTFDRETALSRDDIAFISQEHPLVQTALDMITDSETGTTSVAVLKNKALPAGTLFLELIYMADVSAPKSSQLYRYMPPTPIRVLLDKNGQNLAEKVDYSSFDKQLSAVNRHIASKLVNASQPILHPLLAKGEEQAQAALANLVEQAREKMTTQLNGELTRLESLKAVNPNIRDSELDYIRNQMAELNSYIDDSQFQLDAIRMVLVSHV, from the coding sequence ATGCCGTTTGCTTTAGGTCAACGTTGGATTAGTGATACCGAGTCAGAGCTTGGTTTAGGTACTGTCGTCGCCGTTGAAGGTCGCATGGTAACAGTGTTATTTCCTGCCGCCGATGAGAACCGTCTTTTTTCACGCGATGAAGCACCATTAACACGTGTAATCTTTAATCCAGGTGACTCAATTGAAAGCCACGAAGGCTGGAAACTCACTGTCAGCGAAGTCGAAGAAAAAGATGGGCTAGTTACCTATATCGGTATCCACAGTGAATCTGAAGAAACGGTACGTTTACGTGAGACTTTACTCAATCACAATATCCGTTTTAATAAACCTCAAGACCGTTTATTTGCAGGGCAAATTGATCGCTTAGACCGCTTTGGTATGCGTTACCAAAGTCAGTTACTGCGCCATAAGTTAGCAACATCTGATTTATTGGGGCAACAAGGACCACGGGTAGGCTTAATTCCACACCAACAATGGATTGCTCATGAAGTTGGCCGCCGCTATGCTCCACGTGTTTTACTGGCCGATGAAGTGGGTTTAGGTAAAACCATTGAAGCAGGTTTGATTATTCACCAGCAGCTACTTACTGGCCGTGCTGAGCGTATATTAGTGATTGTGCCTGACACATTACGCCATCAGTGGTTGGTCGAAATGCTACGCCGCTTTAACTTAAAGTTTTCAATCTTTGATGAAGACCGCTGTGTTGAAGCTTATGCGGATAATGACAACCCATTTTACACTGAGCAATTAGTCATATGCTCACTTGAGTTACTTCGTAAAAAACGTCGTTTAGAACAAGCCATTGATGCCGATTGGGATTTAATGGTGGTTGATGAGGCACATCATCTGGAGTGGAGCGAAACAGCTCCAAGCCGTGCTTATCAAATCGTTGAAGCCTTAAGTGAAGAAGTGCCAGGCGTATTGCTACTTACTGCAACCCCTGATCAACTTGGCCACCAAAGTCATTTTGCACGTTTACGTTTACTCGATCCTGATCGTTTCTACGACTACAACGCATTTCTAGAAGAAGAGAAAAGCTATCAAAGTGTTGCTGAAGCTGCTGAAGCACTGACCGCCAACACTAAACTGGCCGATAGCGCCATTAATAGCTTAACTGAGCTTTTGAGTGAAAAAGATATCATGCCAAGCATCAATATTATCCAAGCAGATGATATTGAAGATGATACTAAACAATCTGCTCGAGAAGAGTTATTACAAGAATTACTCGACCGACATGGTACTGGCCGTATTTTATACCGCAATAGCCGTGCTTCAGTCAGCGGATTTCCGAAACGCTTTTTCAATCCGCAACCATTAGCCATGCCGCAGGAATACATTACTGCTGAACGTGTTAATGCAATGATGGGATCGAAAAAATCACCACAAGATCAAGCTAAGCAATCATTAAGCCCTGAGAAACTTTATCAAGCATTTGAAACTGATAGTGCAAGTTGGTGGAAGTTCGATCCTCGTGTTGACTGGTTAATTGATTTCCTTAAAGAACACCGCAGCAAAAAAGTACTCATCATTGCCAGCCAAGCAGAAACTGCGCTGAGCCTTGAGGAAGCATTACGTACTCGTGAAGGTATTCAGGCCACTGTTTTCCATGAAGGCATGTCGATTATTGAACGTGATAAAGCGGGTGCGTATTTTGCCCAAGAAGAAGGCGGCGCCCAAGCGCTTATTTGTTCAGAAATTGGCTCAGAAGGACGTAACTTCCAATTTGCTAGCCACTTAGTGTTATTTGATTTGCCACTAAACCCAGATTTATTGGAGCAGCGTATCGGTCGTTTAGACCGTATCGGTCAGCAAAATGATATCCAAATTCATTTACCGTATTTGCAAGATACTGCGCAAGAGCGCTTAATGAATTGGTACCACCAAGGGCTTAATTCTTTTGAGCTGACTTGCCCAAGTGGGCATATTCTTTATTCAGAGTTTGCCGATGAATTAACAGCAGTGCTCAATGATGATGACCCTGAATTAATGACGCAACTGCTTAACCACACCCAAGCCAGATACCAAGAGCTTAAACAAGCCATGGAAAAAGGACGTGATAAGTTATTAGAAATTAACTCTCATGGTGGCGAACAATCAAAACAGTTAGTGGAGCGTTTAGCCGAGCGAGATGCTGATACTCACTTAATTGGTTCTGTAATTCGTTTATGGGACATTATTGGTGTCGATCAAGAAGATCGTGGCGAAAACTCGATTGTATTGCGCCCGAGTGAGCACATGTTATTCCCGTCATATCCTGGGTTACCTGAAGATGGAATTTCAGTGACATTTGACCGTGAAACCGCACTTTCTCGTGACGATATTGCGTTTATTTCTCAAGAGCATCCATTAGTGCAAACGGCTCTTGATATGATCACCGATTCAGAAACCGGCACTACCAGTGTTGCGGTGTTAAAGAATAAAGCGCTACCAGCGGGAACCCTGTTCTTAGAATTGATTTATATGGCAGATGTTTCAGCCCCTAAATCATCGCAGCTATACCGCTATATGCCACCAACACCTATCCGTGTGTTACTGGACAAAAATGGTCAAAACTTGGCAGAAAAAGTCGACTACAGTAGCTTTGATAAACAACTCAGTGCTGTTAATCGCCATATTGCCAGCAAGCTCGTTAATGCATCTCAGCCTATTCTTCACCCGCTATTAGCAAAAGGGGAAGAGCAAGCACAGGCAGCATTAGCCAACTTGGTTGAGCAAGCTCGTGAAAAAATGACCACACAATTAAATGGCGAGCTCACCCGTTTAGAGTCTTTAAAAGCGGTGAATCCAAATATTCGCGATTCTGAACTCGATTATATCCGTAATCAAATGGCTGAGTTAAACAGCTATATTGACGACAGCCAATTCCAGCTAGACGCAATTAGAATGGTATTAGTCAGTCACGTATAA
- a CDS encoding PhoH family protein, producing the protein MEHDNRKLFVLDTNVLLHEPLAIYSFKEHDVTIPMTVLEELDNIKDRKHDISRDARVAIRALEDILGGKTSPEQILNGVALPSREGHSDVSGSLSIFPDHQIDFTTGTLPGDNNDNRIINTALHLQNLNQARQVVLVTKDINMRLKAKGAGIERVEDYRTDQLIDDIRFLAKGFYQFDGDFWANVEKVSTDRVGGKTLHQVSLDEVGNEPFYKNQYLIDQETEFCGKVESRTDTHLSIIDYGRDRLEHLQAWGIKPKNIYQGMALNALLDPEIDLVILTGPAGCGKTLIAMAAALELVVEKKQYEKVIVTRNTPEIAESIGFLPGTEEEKMAPWLAAITDTLEVLHKNDVNPTGSMNYIMEKANVQFKSVNFMRGRSIQNSVVLLDECQNLTASQIKTMITRMGEGTKLICCGNLAQIDSTYLTAVTSGLTYIVERFKDFDGSANIYLNGVVRSRLAEFAEEHL; encoded by the coding sequence ATGGAACATGACAACAGAAAGTTGTTTGTACTGGATACCAATGTGTTACTGCATGAACCTTTAGCGATATATTCGTTTAAGGAACATGACGTAACAATCCCAATGACAGTGTTAGAAGAGTTAGATAATATTAAGGACAGAAAGCACGATATCAGCCGCGATGCCCGGGTTGCTATTAGAGCGTTAGAAGATATCCTCGGAGGGAAAACCTCTCCAGAACAAATACTCAATGGTGTCGCTCTACCCAGTAGGGAAGGACACTCTGATGTATCCGGCAGTTTATCCATTTTCCCCGACCATCAAATCGATTTCACCACCGGGACGTTACCTGGCGACAATAACGATAACCGCATCATTAATACCGCACTACATTTACAAAACCTCAATCAAGCTCGCCAAGTTGTGTTGGTCACAAAAGATATCAATATGCGCCTTAAAGCCAAAGGGGCGGGGATTGAACGGGTTGAAGATTATCGAACTGACCAGCTGATTGACGATATTCGCTTTTTGGCAAAAGGTTTTTATCAGTTTGACGGTGACTTTTGGGCGAACGTGGAAAAAGTATCAACTGACCGAGTGGGTGGGAAAACCTTGCATCAAGTGAGCCTTGATGAGGTGGGTAATGAACCTTTTTACAAAAATCAGTACTTAATTGATCAAGAAACTGAGTTTTGTGGCAAGGTCGAAAGCCGAACTGATACTCATTTATCGATAATCGATTATGGCCGAGATCGACTTGAGCACCTGCAAGCATGGGGCATTAAGCCAAAGAACATTTATCAAGGCATGGCGCTTAATGCTTTATTAGATCCTGAGATTGATTTAGTGATTCTCACCGGTCCAGCTGGTTGCGGTAAAACCCTAATTGCTATGGCTGCAGCGCTTGAGCTTGTGGTAGAGAAAAAGCAATACGAAAAAGTCATTGTCACTCGAAACACGCCTGAGATAGCTGAATCTATTGGTTTTTTACCTGGCACCGAAGAAGAGAAAATGGCGCCATGGTTAGCGGCAATTACAGATACTTTGGAAGTGCTGCATAAAAATGATGTTAACCCAACTGGGAGCATGAATTACATCATGGAAAAAGCGAATGTGCAGTTTAAGTCAGTCAATTTTATGCGTGGGCGCTCAATTCAAAACTCAGTAGTCTTATTGGATGAATGCCAAAATCTAACGGCATCACAAATTAAAACCATGATCACCCGTATGGGAGAAGGCACTAAGTTGATTTGCTGCGGTAACTTAGCGCAGATTGACTCAACTTATCTGACTGCAGTCACGTCAGGGCTAACCTATATTGTGGAACGATTTAAGGATTTTGATGGCAGTGCCAACATTTATTTAAATGGTGTCGTGCGCTCAAGGTTAGCTGAATTTGCCGAGGAGCATTTATAG
- a CDS encoding response regulator, which produces MKSTEPELHLKALIQRKYNRAVFYTYIGVIVMALLSAWTLFERQKTQLIKEREEQVLRHVLQIDLLLESSIRAVKSLRNVAVDNLRLGELVRKDRLPQYEKFNEDGQFFTLEPSYAQSGEPFTNVGRITGMGSLDGRSDTFYQELEMLFELSLSFPVAKEAAPKASSIYYISKQRIMSSFPWSNNETRFREELLNKKQFQLATPAMNPQRSVFWREAYVDLAERGLLTTLGLPVYLEDDFIGSINLDMTLASLAKQMRMYFKMPGTVILLDQYNNILSHSDFEASDMNRVYHISQRIPSELHSLPESELFDAHDGILRNGYYIHSVALQNPPWRLLYLQDEDVLFQDAWDKLKLTFLLVVLALSVLVTIVHWQTRRSFVNPASRLLTHLEECSRDPISPPKKITEGWEPWFLLVSRIFEENKQYTRHLAEQNKRLDNLVARRTQRLRDTTERREREFALLRSLIDSIPEAIVYKDKEGKYLGCNKSAEYMLGCKESEMIGQYSLASTHEQGERIREEDQKVLSDRSLLRYQEKMDIGGKTVLLDTLKLPFYNRRGELLGLISVWRDVTREYESAEQLRLSEERYHLAMDAVEDGLWDWYLDSEQLICNPAFYSMLGYKPNEFPALISSTDALIHPDDRMRVEEYRSGYAKQPIGTYEIEYRMRAKSGEYHWVLSRGRAVEFADDGQSKRMLGTHKDITRQKSNEVALLEAKQDAELANMYKSEFLANMSHEIRTPMNAIIGMLQLAQRTQLNPQQQDYLNKAGFSAQSLLRIINDILDFSKIEAGKLELERVSFPLDKVLDHVIDMNAQKAQEKGVELLLYAPVTAGLILNGDPLRLGQVLVNLLSNAVKFTQNGEIELGCEDVGERDHRITLKFWVRDTGIGISQEQQAKLFDAFSQADGSTTRKYGGTGLGLSISKHLVSLMGGTMQVESETNQGSTFSFNISFEIAEENVVEPLVVPEQLNNLTTLVVDDNPSALQIYSTVMRDFSFGVKTAQSGAEALEVLAHSDVDLLLLDWMMPEMDGADVIDIIDEMVADGRLKKRPVIILMTAYSAEPLEAEFDESRVFAILQKPFKASALFDEIIGAFAAEPKLNVAPVVEEDPEQTKDAGLVLLVEDNFINQQVATELLKSAGYEVVMADNGQIALDIIDSKPFDAVLMDIQMPVMDGLTAAKELRKRFSTEQLPIIAMTAHAMSGDREKSLQAGMNAHITKPIVLNELFDTLEHWIDYKNKHSA; this is translated from the coding sequence ATGAAATCGACAGAGCCAGAATTACATTTAAAAGCACTGATCCAAAGAAAATATAACCGAGCCGTTTTTTATACATATATCGGTGTAATTGTGATGGCATTATTGTCGGCTTGGACGTTATTTGAACGCCAAAAAACACAATTGATCAAAGAGCGTGAAGAGCAAGTTCTTCGCCATGTATTGCAGATTGATTTATTACTCGAGTCGAGTATCCGTGCGGTTAAAAGCTTACGTAACGTGGCTGTCGATAATTTACGCTTGGGGGAGCTAGTTCGAAAAGACCGTTTACCTCAGTATGAAAAGTTCAATGAAGATGGTCAGTTTTTTACTCTAGAACCCAGTTATGCTCAAAGTGGTGAACCTTTTACCAATGTGGGACGGATCACTGGTATGGGGTCGTTAGATGGTCGAAGTGACACCTTTTATCAAGAATTAGAAATGCTGTTTGAGCTGTCATTATCTTTTCCGGTAGCGAAAGAAGCTGCGCCAAAAGCCTCATCTATTTATTACATTTCAAAGCAAAGGATCATGTCATCGTTTCCATGGTCTAACAACGAAACTCGCTTTAGAGAAGAGCTACTCAATAAAAAGCAATTCCAGTTGGCGACGCCAGCAATGAATCCACAGCGAAGTGTATTTTGGCGTGAAGCCTATGTAGACCTTGCTGAACGTGGTCTATTAACCACACTTGGTCTACCAGTGTATTTAGAAGATGACTTTATTGGCTCGATTAACTTGGATATGACCCTTGCGTCTTTAGCCAAGCAAATGCGCATGTATTTTAAGATGCCTGGGACAGTGATTCTATTAGACCAATACAACAATATTTTGTCTCACAGTGACTTTGAAGCTAGCGATATGAATCGGGTTTATCATATTAGCCAACGTATTCCTTCAGAGCTGCATTCCTTACCTGAGTCAGAACTGTTTGACGCACATGATGGTATCTTGCGAAACGGCTATTACATTCACTCAGTGGCATTACAAAATCCACCTTGGCGTTTACTGTACCTACAAGATGAAGATGTATTGTTCCAAGATGCGTGGGATAAGTTAAAGCTGACTTTCTTGCTAGTGGTTTTGGCTTTATCTGTGTTGGTGACTATTGTGCATTGGCAAACTCGCCGTTCATTCGTCAATCCAGCATCCCGCTTATTAACTCACTTAGAAGAGTGCTCACGCGATCCGATTTCACCGCCAAAGAAAATCACTGAAGGTTGGGAGCCTTGGTTCTTACTCGTTAGCCGTATTTTTGAAGAGAACAAGCAATATACCCGTCATTTGGCAGAGCAAAATAAACGATTGGATAACTTAGTGGCACGACGGACTCAACGTTTGCGTGATACTACAGAGCGACGTGAACGAGAGTTTGCATTATTGCGCTCTTTGATTGACTCCATTCCTGAGGCAATCGTTTATAAAGATAAAGAAGGTAAATATTTAGGCTGTAATAAATCTGCTGAGTATATGCTGGGCTGTAAAGAAAGCGAGATGATAGGGCAATACTCTTTAGCTAGCACCCATGAACAAGGGGAGCGGATCAGAGAGGAAGACCAAAAAGTCTTAAGTGATCGCTCACTGTTACGTTACCAAGAGAAAATGGACATTGGCGGGAAAACCGTCTTGCTCGATACCTTAAAACTGCCGTTTTATAACCGCCGTGGTGAGTTACTGGGGTTGATTTCTGTGTGGCGTGATGTCACTCGTGAATATGAATCTGCCGAGCAATTACGTCTTTCTGAAGAACGTTATCATTTAGCGATGGATGCGGTAGAAGATGGTCTGTGGGATTGGTACTTAGATTCTGAACAATTGATTTGTAATCCAGCGTTTTATTCTATGCTAGGTTATAAACCTAATGAATTCCCTGCACTTATTTCATCAACCGATGCACTCATTCATCCAGATGATCGTATGCGAGTTGAAGAGTACCGAAGTGGCTATGCTAAACAGCCAATTGGCACTTATGAAATTGAATATCGTATGCGGGCTAAATCGGGTGAATACCATTGGGTGTTATCACGAGGCCGAGCTGTTGAGTTTGCCGATGACGGCCAATCCAAACGTATGCTCGGCACCCATAAAGATATTACACGACAAAAAAGTAATGAAGTTGCCTTGCTAGAAGCTAAGCAAGATGCTGAATTAGCTAATATGTATAAGAGTGAATTCTTGGCCAACATGAGTCACGAAATTCGCACACCGATGAATGCAATTATTGGTATGTTGCAGCTTGCACAGCGCACTCAATTGAATCCGCAGCAACAGGATTATCTTAATAAGGCAGGTTTCTCTGCTCAGTCTTTATTGCGCATTATCAATGATATTTTGGACTTCTCTAAAATTGAGGCGGGTAAGCTAGAGCTCGAAAGAGTGTCGTTCCCGTTAGATAAAGTGCTTGATCATGTCATTGATATGAACGCTCAAAAAGCGCAAGAAAAAGGCGTTGAGCTGTTACTTTATGCACCAGTCACAGCTGGACTTATCCTCAATGGTGACCCATTACGTTTGGGCCAAGTGTTGGTGAACTTATTATCCAATGCGGTTAAGTTCACTCAAAATGGTGAAATTGAATTAGGTTGCGAAGATGTGGGTGAGCGAGACCACCGTATAACACTTAAATTCTGGGTGCGTGATACTGGTATTGGGATTAGCCAAGAGCAACAAGCTAAATTATTTGATGCTTTCTCGCAAGCTGATGGTTCTACCACCCGTAAATATGGCGGCACAGGCTTAGGCTTATCGATCAGTAAACACCTTGTGTCCTTGATGGGCGGTACCATGCAAGTGGAATCAGAGACCAATCAAGGCAGCACCTTTAGTTTTAATATTAGCTTTGAAATCGCTGAAGAGAATGTCGTTGAACCGCTCGTTGTTCCTGAACAACTGAATAACCTAACAACCTTAGTAGTGGATGATAATCCTAGCGCTTTACAAATATATTCAACAGTAATGCGTGACTTTAGCTTTGGTGTCAAAACAGCACAAAGTGGCGCAGAGGCATTAGAAGTATTAGCTCACAGTGACGTCGATTTATTGCTACTTGACTGGATGATGCCAGAAATGGATGGCGCAGATGTTATCGATATTATTGATGAAATGGTTGCTGATGGACGCCTTAAAAAACGTCCGGTGATTATTCTAATGACCGCCTATTCAGCTGAGCCACTTGAGGCTGAGTTTGATGAAAGCCGTGTATTTGCTATTTTGCAAAAGCCGTTTAAAGCGTCAGCCTTATTCGATGAGATTATTGGCGCATTTGCTGCCGAACCTAAATTGAATGTGGCGCCTGTCGTTGAAGAAGATCCTGAGCAAACCAAAGATGCTGGTTTAGTCTTATTAGTTGAAGATAATTTTATTAACCAGCAGGTTGCGACTGAGCTATTAAAAAGTGCAGGTTATGAAGTCGTGATGGCCGATAATGGTCAAATTGCGTTAGATATTATCGACAGTAAACCATTTGATGCCGTATTAATGGATATTCAAATGCCTGTAATGGATGGATTAACTGCGGCGAAAGAGCTGAGAAAACGCTTTAGCACCGAGCAGCTTCCTATTATTGCGATGACGGCTCATGCAATGTCAGGTGATAGAGAGAAGAGTCTACAAGCGGGCATGAACGCTCATATTACTAAGCCAATTGTGCTTAATGAGTTGTTTGATACCTTAGAACATTGGATTGATTATAAAAATAAACATAGCGCCTAG
- a CDS encoding zinc-dependent metalloprotease — MNRHSIALALALSAIPVIAYAATPAQTVIKQSEKATGFINFYYQSQSGELYLEANKLNQPFLLITSLPHGVGSNDIGLDRGQLGETRMVQFERQGPYILLKQLNTFYRASSDNPAEQLAVKEAFAESVLWRGKVVEGKTPLVAVNQLVLNDLHGVGQRLADTKQGSYNLDSSRSVILPEGVKSFEKNADVDVLLTFNSSKPGEQVRQVTPDGKFVSVRMRYSFVALPEPGYQPRAYEPMSGYLSGEYYDYSAPIDSPVSKQYLLRHRLEKVTPGIEPSEVIKPITYYLDPGVPEPIRTALLDGARWWEDAFTAAGFIDGFKVEMLPEDADPQDIRYNMIQWVHRATRGWSYGASIKDPRTGEIIKGHVTLGSLRVKQDHLIARGLTAGWEDRDAAKQASMNLALARIRQLSAHEIGHTIGLDHNFAASTNDNASVMDYPHPKATLNGDKIDISAPYSEGIGEWDKFTIAYGYGNEANLTELVRQARTQGLRYIGEADSRSPASSHAYASLWDNGASAADELTRLEQVRRVAIEQFNAQALLSEQPLGELSDVFVPVYFMTRYQIDAAAKWIGGSDYSYQQQGSAERWHYLSPKLQRSALDALLNVISAQSLSVPSEITDILVPKAGNYRKTRESFDSGLGVLTDPIGMAEVLSRQIANRLLAPERLNRVNQGFMTDSEQLSVVNLVDKLLAKTVYQDLQRGQLLAVQMRVNTVVLDEILASYHHEKTAPEVKAQLLARLQYVEKQLKRRSNRASNYQAAHFDWLLQAVAKGIASNEFRFIESPLNMPPGSPI; from the coding sequence ATGAACCGTCACAGCATTGCACTTGCATTGGCATTAAGTGCCATCCCCGTTATCGCATATGCGGCAACACCTGCCCAAACTGTGATTAAGCAAAGTGAAAAAGCGACCGGATTTATTAATTTCTATTATCAAAGTCAGTCTGGTGAATTGTATTTAGAGGCCAATAAACTTAACCAGCCATTTTTACTCATCACAAGCTTGCCACATGGTGTTGGTTCTAATGACATTGGCTTAGACCGTGGTCAACTTGGCGAAACTCGTATGGTTCAGTTTGAGCGTCAAGGTCCGTACATTTTATTAAAGCAATTAAATACTTTTTATAGAGCAAGCAGTGATAACCCTGCTGAGCAATTAGCGGTAAAAGAAGCCTTTGCAGAATCTGTATTATGGCGGGGTAAAGTGGTCGAAGGTAAAACGCCACTTGTGGCCGTTAATCAATTAGTGCTAAACGATCTTCATGGTGTGGGCCAGCGGTTAGCTGACACCAAACAAGGTAGCTATAATCTTGATAGTTCACGTTCTGTCATTTTACCTGAAGGGGTGAAGTCCTTCGAAAAAAATGCTGATGTTGATGTGTTACTGACTTTTAATAGTAGCAAGCCAGGCGAGCAAGTGAGACAAGTTACGCCTGATGGCAAGTTTGTATCAGTTAGGATGCGCTATTCGTTTGTAGCATTACCAGAGCCGGGCTATCAGCCTCGAGCTTATGAGCCGATGAGTGGTTACCTTTCGGGTGAATATTATGATTACTCAGCCCCAATAGACTCACCTGTCAGTAAACAATATCTACTGAGACATCGTTTAGAAAAGGTCACGCCTGGTATTGAACCAAGTGAAGTGATTAAACCAATAACCTATTATCTTGACCCTGGTGTACCAGAACCTATCCGCACTGCATTATTGGATGGTGCTCGTTGGTGGGAGGATGCATTCACTGCTGCTGGATTTATTGATGGCTTCAAAGTGGAAATGTTACCAGAGGATGCAGATCCTCAAGATATTCGCTATAACATGATCCAATGGGTGCATAGAGCAACAAGAGGCTGGTCTTATGGTGCATCCATTAAAGATCCTCGCACAGGTGAAATTATCAAAGGTCATGTGACCTTAGGTAGTTTGCGAGTAAAACAAGATCATTTAATTGCCAGAGGATTAACCGCAGGCTGGGAAGATAGAGATGCAGCTAAACAAGCATCGATGAACCTAGCATTGGCACGTATTCGCCAGTTATCAGCTCATGAGATTGGCCATACCATCGGGCTTGACCATAACTTTGCAGCTTCTACGAATGATAATGCCTCTGTCATGGATTACCCTCATCCGAAGGCGACGTTAAATGGCGACAAAATTGATATCTCAGCGCCTTATTCTGAAGGAATAGGGGAGTGGGATAAGTTTACCATTGCCTACGGTTACGGCAATGAAGCGAATTTAACAGAGTTGGTTCGCCAAGCTAGAACACAAGGTCTACGTTATATTGGAGAAGCTGATTCCCGTTCACCGGCTTCAAGCCATGCCTATGCGAGCTTATGGGACAATGGTGCATCTGCAGCAGATGAGCTTACTCGCTTAGAGCAAGTTCGTAGAGTGGCTATTGAGCAATTTAATGCTCAAGCACTGCTTAGCGAGCAACCTTTAGGTGAGCTAAGTGACGTGTTTGTGCCAGTATACTTTATGACTCGATACCAAATTGATGCCGCTGCTAAATGGATTGGCGGCAGTGATTATAGTTATCAACAGCAAGGCTCTGCTGAGCGATGGCATTATTTGTCGCCTAAATTACAACGCAGTGCATTAGATGCTTTATTGAATGTTATCTCAGCCCAAAGTTTGTCTGTACCTTCTGAGATTACCGATATCTTGGTGCCTAAAGCGGGTAACTATCGTAAGACTCGTGAAAGTTTCGATTCTGGTTTAGGCGTGCTGACTGATCCGATAGGTATGGCAGAAGTCTTAAGTCGACAAATTGCTAACCGTTTATTGGCTCCAGAGCGTTTAAATAGGGTTAATCAAGGGTTTATGACTGACTCAGAGCAATTATCAGTGGTGAACCTAGTCGATAAATTATTAGCGAAAACGGTATATCAAGATCTGCAGCGAGGCCAGTTATTAGCGGTACAAATGCGCGTTAATACTGTCGTGTTAGACGAAATTCTTGCTAGCTATCACCATGAAAAAACGGCCCCTGAGGTTAAAGCGCAATTGCTTGCAAGGCTGCAATATGTTGAAAAACAGTTGAAACGTCGTAGTAACCGAGCAAGTAATTATCAAGCTGCTCATTTTGACTGGCTTCTACAAGCGGTGGCTAAAGGCATCGCTTCAAACGAGTTTAGGTTTATTGAATCACCGCTTAACATGCCGCCTGGTTCACCTATCTAA